In Dryobates pubescens isolate bDryPub1 chromosome 31, bDryPub1.pri, whole genome shotgun sequence, one DNA window encodes the following:
- the LOC104305992 gene encoding cytosolic purine 5'-nucleotidase-like isoform X1 codes for MGSEGQRGPTATPGPGDSGALRRDCQHRIFVNRSLAMEKIKCFGFDMDYTLAMYKSPDYEELAFSLLLEHLVCIGYPPEILAYKYDPTFPTRGLVFDALYGNLLKVDSHGNLLVCAHGFRFLKGAEILHYYPNKFIQRDDMKRFHILNTLFNLTEAYLYACLVDFFTNCSRYVNCDTGYKHGNLFMSFRSMFQDVREAMDHVHLSGCLKEKTLENLEKYVVKDPRVPLLLSRMKEVGKVFLATNSDYDYTHAIMSYLFDCSNGDKRPWRSYFDLIVVDTRKPLFFAEGTVLRQVNTDTGKLRIGTYTGPLQHCAVYSGGSSDVVCDLLGVKGKDILYMGDHIFGDILKSKKRQGWRTFLVVPELAHELQVWTEKSELFEELRSLDLVLAELYQHLDSGSSERPDISSIKRQIQKVTHEMDMCYGKMGSLFRCGSRQTLFASQLMRYADLYAASFLNFLYYPFSYLFRAPPVLMAHESTVEHSRPDTGEMGTGLASLLAQHGHPGQQVAGGPQDSNGEEEDDGEA; via the exons ATGGGCAGCGAGGGGCAGCGCGGCCCGACGGCGACCCCGGGTCCGGGCGACTCAGGGGCGCTGCGGAGGGACTGCCAGCACCG GATCTTTGTGAACCGGAGCCTGGCGATGGAGAAGATCAAATGCTTCGGCTTTGACATGGACTACACCTTGGCCA tgTACAAGTCCCCCGACTATGAGGAGTTGgccttcagcctgctgctggagcacctgGTCTGCATCGGGTACCCCCCCGAGATCCTGGCCTACAAATACGACCCCACCTTCCCCACCCG GGGGCTGGTGTTCGATGCCCTGTATGGGAACCTGCTGAAGGTGGACTCCCATGGGAACCTGCTGGTCTGCGCCCACGGCTTCCGCTTCCTCAAGGG GGCCGAAATCCTCCACTATTACCCCAACAAGTTCATCCAGCGGGACGACATGAAGCGCTTCCACATCCTCAACACCCTCTTCAACCTCACGG AGGCTTACCTCTACGCTTGCCTTGTGGACTTCTTCACCAACTGCTCCAGATATGTCAA CTGTGACACTGGCTACAAGCACGGGAACCTCTTCATGTCCTTCCGGAGCATGTTCCAGGACGTGCGTGAGGCCATGGACCACGTGCACCTCTCG GGCTGCCTGAAGGAGAAGACGCTGGAGAACCTGGAGAAGTATGTGGTGAAGGAT CCTCGggtgccactgctgctgagccgcATGAAGGAGGTGGGAAAGGTTTTCCTGGCCACCAACAGTGACTACGACTACACCCAC GCCATCATGTCCTACCTGTTTGACTGCAGCAATGGGGACAAG CGCCCCTGGCGCTCCTACTTCGACCTCATCGTGGTGGACACCCGCAAGCCGCTCTTCTTCGCCGAGGGCACCGTCCTGCGCCAAGTCAACACG GACACCGGGAAGCTGCGCATCGGGACCTACACAGGGCCGCTCCAGCACTGCGCCGTCTACTCCGGCG GCTCCTCGGATGTGGTATGCGACCTGTTGGGGGTGAAGGGCAAAGACATCCTCTACATGGGGGACCACATCTTCGGGGACATCCTCAAGTCCAAGAAGcggcagggctggagaaccttcctGGTGGTGCCCGAGCTGGCCCACGAGCTGCAGGTCTGGACGGAGAAGAGCg AGCTGTTTGAGGAGCTGCGGAGCCTGGACCTCGTCCTGGCAGAGCTGTACCA GCACTTGGACAGCGGCAGCAGCGAGCGGCCAGACATCAGCTCCATCAAGCGTCAGATCCAG aAAGTGACCCACGAGATGGACATGTGCTATGGCAagatgggcagcctgttccgctGCGGCTCGCGCCAGACTCTCTTTGCCAGCCAGCTGATGCGCTATGCGGACCTCTACGCCGCCTCCTTCCTCAACTTCCTCTACTACCCCTTCAGCTACCTCTTCCGGGCCCCCCCTGTCCTG ATGGCTCACGAGTCGACGGTGGAGCACAGCCGCCCGGACACGGGGGAGATGGGCACAGGCCTGGCATCCTTGCTGGCACAGCATGGCCACCCAGGCCAGCAG GTCGCTGGGGGCCCCCAGGACTCcaatggggaggaggaggatgatggAGAAGCCTGA
- the LOC104305992 gene encoding cytosolic purine 5'-nucleotidase-like isoform X2, whose amino-acid sequence MEKIKCFGFDMDYTLAMYKSPDYEELAFSLLLEHLVCIGYPPEILAYKYDPTFPTRGLVFDALYGNLLKVDSHGNLLVCAHGFRFLKGAEILHYYPNKFIQRDDMKRFHILNTLFNLTEAYLYACLVDFFTNCSRYVNCDTGYKHGNLFMSFRSMFQDVREAMDHVHLSGCLKEKTLENLEKYVVKDPRVPLLLSRMKEVGKVFLATNSDYDYTHAIMSYLFDCSNGDKRPWRSYFDLIVVDTRKPLFFAEGTVLRQVNTDTGKLRIGTYTGPLQHCAVYSGGSSDVVCDLLGVKGKDILYMGDHIFGDILKSKKRQGWRTFLVVPELAHELQVWTEKSELFEELRSLDLVLAELYQHLDSGSSERPDISSIKRQIQKVTHEMDMCYGKMGSLFRCGSRQTLFASQLMRYADLYAASFLNFLYYPFSYLFRAPPVLMAHESTVEHSRPDTGEMGTGLASLLAQHGHPGQQVAGGPQDSNGEEEDDGEA is encoded by the exons ATGGAGAAGATCAAATGCTTCGGCTTTGACATGGACTACACCTTGGCCA tgTACAAGTCCCCCGACTATGAGGAGTTGgccttcagcctgctgctggagcacctgGTCTGCATCGGGTACCCCCCCGAGATCCTGGCCTACAAATACGACCCCACCTTCCCCACCCG GGGGCTGGTGTTCGATGCCCTGTATGGGAACCTGCTGAAGGTGGACTCCCATGGGAACCTGCTGGTCTGCGCCCACGGCTTCCGCTTCCTCAAGGG GGCCGAAATCCTCCACTATTACCCCAACAAGTTCATCCAGCGGGACGACATGAAGCGCTTCCACATCCTCAACACCCTCTTCAACCTCACGG AGGCTTACCTCTACGCTTGCCTTGTGGACTTCTTCACCAACTGCTCCAGATATGTCAA CTGTGACACTGGCTACAAGCACGGGAACCTCTTCATGTCCTTCCGGAGCATGTTCCAGGACGTGCGTGAGGCCATGGACCACGTGCACCTCTCG GGCTGCCTGAAGGAGAAGACGCTGGAGAACCTGGAGAAGTATGTGGTGAAGGAT CCTCGggtgccactgctgctgagccgcATGAAGGAGGTGGGAAAGGTTTTCCTGGCCACCAACAGTGACTACGACTACACCCAC GCCATCATGTCCTACCTGTTTGACTGCAGCAATGGGGACAAG CGCCCCTGGCGCTCCTACTTCGACCTCATCGTGGTGGACACCCGCAAGCCGCTCTTCTTCGCCGAGGGCACCGTCCTGCGCCAAGTCAACACG GACACCGGGAAGCTGCGCATCGGGACCTACACAGGGCCGCTCCAGCACTGCGCCGTCTACTCCGGCG GCTCCTCGGATGTGGTATGCGACCTGTTGGGGGTGAAGGGCAAAGACATCCTCTACATGGGGGACCACATCTTCGGGGACATCCTCAAGTCCAAGAAGcggcagggctggagaaccttcctGGTGGTGCCCGAGCTGGCCCACGAGCTGCAGGTCTGGACGGAGAAGAGCg AGCTGTTTGAGGAGCTGCGGAGCCTGGACCTCGTCCTGGCAGAGCTGTACCA GCACTTGGACAGCGGCAGCAGCGAGCGGCCAGACATCAGCTCCATCAAGCGTCAGATCCAG aAAGTGACCCACGAGATGGACATGTGCTATGGCAagatgggcagcctgttccgctGCGGCTCGCGCCAGACTCTCTTTGCCAGCCAGCTGATGCGCTATGCGGACCTCTACGCCGCCTCCTTCCTCAACTTCCTCTACTACCCCTTCAGCTACCTCTTCCGGGCCCCCCCTGTCCTG ATGGCTCACGAGTCGACGGTGGAGCACAGCCGCCCGGACACGGGGGAGATGGGCACAGGCCTGGCATCCTTGCTGGCACAGCATGGCCACCCAGGCCAGCAG GTCGCTGGGGGCCCCCAGGACTCcaatggggaggaggaggatgatggAGAAGCCTGA
- the CKAP2L gene encoding cytoskeleton-associated protein 2-like → MQGKPCVKDQMNPPLKPLPRRPGQVDRNKKDVGRPVPKGAPRDGKLGAKPTQHTGHAAQQKPSAASQRAAGLHPVQPRKGTKLPVVPGVSRSVQPRGKLPASSHLNPGRSKNPAQDTAAPPAESDQPHPGAPCCPNGDLQNRLGSNKENIQAQAPAQPVLNRALQAARDRQALTPRQSSAITSRATTGPRDRVSSHQAKEKLAPEKFRPTVLASKNPSTKTQPLQPPWQPAASTRFLHKRSGATQEKTGTARPLHVKRSPTKPLTSSRPQGATKLQSSLKPDGTVRQQKPLAKGEADRKEVKVAPPGHTAVSRAPPPRKQPCSTQSSRAPPVESDWRRGRVDPELPKAGGVFPRRVPKTLTPADRKKQLQEWLASKGKTYKRPPMILLQKNPVKLSCRNIKEKEKQEKPELPSLEKTNNLLTECLKLVEEGAQAEEVLAMLSAMPQAERFAKFWICRAKLQARSGPFDVAGLYRAAVCAGATPLQELREVVLEMLKAADRTSEGEKAELPIPGEPATPGPGGRQPRAVTPCPAGRSLTCLPVSVKLQVTSAPRGRELPEGPELKFLTPVRRSLRIERAGRRYPEMLKDHDPVVSSLREILDPEEETRWFFRRNEALPEVVEPEGIALCPPECC, encoded by the exons atgcaGGGCAA ACCCTGTGTGAAGGACCAGATGAACCCACCCTTAAAACCACTTCCTAGAAGACCAGGCCAG GTTGACAGGAACAAGAAGGATGTTGGCAGACCTGTGCCAAAGGGTGCTCCAAGGGATGGCAAGCTTGGTGCCAAGCCCACACAGCACACTGGCCATGCTGCTCAGCAGAAGCCTTCAGCTGcatcccagagagcagcagggctgcatccaGTGCAGCCAAGGAAGGGCACAAAGCTTCCTGTGGTGCCAGGCGTGAGCCGCTCTGTGCAGCCCAGAGGCAAGCTCCCAGCCTCAAGTCACCTAAATCCAGGAAGGAGCAAGAATCCTGCTCAggacactgcagcacctccagctgaaAGTGACCAGCCCCATCCTGGGGCACCTTGCTGCCCAAATGGGGACCTGCAGAACAGGCTGGGGAGCAACAAAGAGAACATCCAAGCACAAGCCCCTGCGCAGCCTGTGCTGaacagggctctgcaggctgctagGGACAGACAAGCCTTGACTCCCAGACAGAGCTCAGCCATCACATCCAGAGCCACCACAGGCCCCAGGGACAGAGTGAGCAGCCACCAGGCTAAGGAAAAGCTAGCTCCTGAGAAATTCAGGCCAACAGTCTTGGCCTCCAAGAACCCAAGCACTAAAACTCAGCCACTGCAGCCCCCatggcagcctgcagcttccACTCGTTTCCTGCATAAAAGGTCAGGGGCTACCCAGGAGAAAACTGGCACAGCAAGACCCCTCCACGTGAAAAGATCTCCCACAAAGCCTCTGACCTCCAGCAGGCCCCAGGGGGCCACAAAACTGCAGTCCAGCCTCAAACCGGACGGCACTGTGCGGCAGCAGAAGCCCCTGGCTAAAGGGGAGGCTGACAGGAAGGAGGTgaaggtggcacctcctgggcacacagcagtctCCCGAGCACCACCCCCacgaaagcagccctgcagcacacagagctccagagctccaccaGTGGAGAGTGactggaggaggggcagggttGACCCTGAGCTGCCAAAGGCAGGGGGGGTGTTCCCGAGGCGTGTCCCCAAGACCCTCACGCCTGCGGACCGTAA GAAGCAGCTGCAAGAGTGGTTGGCATCCAAAGGTAAGACATACAAGAGGCCACCAATGATACTGCTGCAGAAGAACCCGGTGAAGCTGTCCTGCAGAAACatcaaggagaaagagaagcaggagaaaccagagctgccttccctggAGAAGACCAACAACCTACTAACTGAGTGCCTGAAGCTTGTGGaggag ggtgcccaggcagaGGAGGTCCTGGCCATGCTGTCTGCCATGCCCCAGGCAGAGAGGTTTGCCAAGTTCTGGATCTGCAGAGCCAAGCTGCAAGCCCGCAGCGGCCCCTTTGATGTGGCAGGGCTGTACCGAGCTGCTGTCTGCGCTGGTGCCACG ccactCCAGGAGCTCAGAGAAGTTGTCCTTGAGATGTTGAAGGCTGCAGACCGAACATCAGAAG gggagaaggctgagctgcccatccctggggagcctgccaCGCCTGGCCCAGGTGgaaggcagcccagggcagtcaCTCCCTGTCCAGCTGGGAGGTCCCTGACCTGCCTGCCCGTCTCAGTCAAGCTCCAAGTCACATCTGCACCCAG aggcagggagctgccggAGGGCCCCGAGCTGAAGTTCCTGACGCCGGTGCGGCGCTCCCTGCGGATCGAGCGGGCAGGGAGGCGCTACCCAGAGATGCTGAAGGACCACGACCCTGTGGTGTCGTCCCTCCGGGAGATCCTGgacccagaggaggagactcggTGGTTCTTCCGGAGAAACGAGGCTCTGCCCGAGGTGGTGGAGCCAGAGGGCATCGCTCTGTGTCCCCCCgagtgctgctga
- the LOC104305921 gene encoding LOW QUALITY PROTEIN: interleukin-1 beta-like (The sequence of the model RefSeq protein was modified relative to this genomic sequence to represent the inferred CDS: deleted 1 base in 1 codon; substituted 2 bases at 2 genomic stop codons): protein MAFVPDLDVLESSNLSEETFYGPDCLCLHEVMLGGXQLGRVGPLDGEAEFSPQVPLPLXKPHLDMKVTSPEVGIQVTVTKGHSARTFRQAAVLVATVAKLWKQPAHRDFADSDLGDLLDDIFEPVSFQHIEGSCAGAPVYRYTRSQSFDILDIDHKCFVLESPTQLVALHLQGPSAKQKVKLNIALYRTRASQGGLGTGRVPVALGIKGYQLYMSCVMSGAQPVLQLEEADIRRDIDSMELIRFIFFRLDSPAEGTTRFESAAFPGWFICTSQQPRQPVGITNQPDQVIATYELSGH from the exons ATGGCCTTTGTTCCCgacctggatgtgctggagagcagcaa CCTGAGCGAGGAGACCTTCTATGGCCCTGACTGCCTCTGCCTGCACGAGGTAATGCTGGGCGGGTAGCAGCTGGGAAGGGTAGGACCCCTG GATGGGGAAGCTGAGTTCTCACCTCAGGTGCCCCTTCCTCTCTAGAAACCCCATCTAGACATGAAGGTGACCTCGCCTGAGGTGGGCATCCAGGTGACAGTGACCAAGGGGCACTCTGCCAGGACCTTccgccaggctgctgtgctggtggcaacTGTGGCCAAGCTCTGGAAGCAGCCAGCGCACAGGGACTTTGCTGACAGTGACCTCGGGGACCTTCTGGATGATATTTTTG agccggtctccttccagcacatcgagggcagctgtgctggggctcctGTGTACCGCTACACTCGCTCCCAGTCTTTTGACATCCTCGACATCGACCACAAGTGCTTCGTGCTGGAGTCTCCCACCCAGCTGGTGGCCCTGCACCTGCAGGGCCCCTCTGCCAAGCAGAAAG TGAAGCTCAACATTGCTCTGTACCGTACCCGAGCGTCACAGGGCGGGCTGGGGACTGGGCGAGTGCCAGTGGCACTGGGCATCAAGGGCTACCAGCTCTACATGTCCTGTGTGATGAGTGGGGCCCAGCCTGTactgcagctggag GAAGCTGACATCAGGAGGGACATTGACAGCATGGAGCTGATTCGCTTCATCTTCTTCCGCCTGGACAGCCCTGCCGAGGGCACCACTCGCTTCGAGTCTGCTGCCTTCCCCGGCTGGTTCATCTGCACCTCGCAGCAGCCTCGCCAGCCCGTGGGCATCACCAACCAGCCCGACCAGGTCATTGCCACCTATGAGCTGAGCGGGCACTGA